The following DNA comes from bacterium.
CGCCGGCAAACCATGGAAACCCTTCGCTGCGCTCAGGGTGACAACGCTCGCGCCCGTGTCATTCGTCGCGCGCCTGTCATTCTGAGCGAAGCGAAGAATCTCGCCGGCAAACCATGGAAACCCTTCGCTGCGCTCATGGTGACAAGACGGCCGGCGGTGATAGGATTCTCGCATGGTTATCGTGCAGGCGCTTTTTGTCGCGGGGCTTGTCTATTTCGGCGTGACGCTGATGCTCGTCGCCATGCGCGTCTTTTCGCGCCGGGGTATCGACGCGCTGGCCGTCGATCCGTCCCGACGCGACGACGACCGCGATATCGATGTCAGCCTCGAGACGCGCTACCGCGAACTTATCGAGCTTGGCATGATCCAGCTCGAGCCCGACGAGCGCGTGGTGACCGGATGCGGCCACAAGGGCGATAACGAGGAAGTCATGCTGGTGACGAACCGCCGCGTGTTCGTCATGTCGCGCCCCGCGGACGGCATGTTCTACCGCAAGCAGGTCATGAAACTTCAGCAGATGCGGCCGTTGCCGTCATCCGCGGGCGTCAAAGGTAACAAGATCGTCCTATCCGACGGAACGACGACGGCCGTCATGGATTCGCCCGGCGACGAGGGAACGCTCGACGACACGCGCGCCGTGGTGCGCGAGCTGAACAATCTCATCCGGTACACGCAGTCGATGCTCGATGCGTGAGGGTGGGGGACGGTTGCCTGCGCGGACGGGCGGGAAGGCATCCGCAGATTTCGCAGATGACGCAGATTTAAGTGTATGGCGTTGCCGGTTGCGCTTCGTGCGACGCCGGCTAAAGGCGAGAACGAGGCGGCCGCGTGCGTACGCGCGCGGCTGTGTTCGTCGCATCGCGCCGCTTTCATCTGCGAAATCGGCGTAATCTGCGGATAGACACCCCGCGATCCGCACTCCGCGGCGCGCACACTCGATCCTCAATCCTCGGTCCTCGACGGATCGATCCCCAGCGCCTTGATGCGGCGGTGCAGGTGCGTTCGTTCGACGCCGATCGCCTCGGCGGTCCTGCTGACGTGGCCGCCGTGCTCGCGCAGTTTTCGCAACAGGTACGCGCGCTCGAAACGCACCTTCGCGTCTTTCCAGCTTGATTCGTCAAGCACGCGCGCTTCCTCGGCTGCGGCCGCGGCGGCTTCGCCCGGTTTGATCGCGGCGCGCGCCGCATCCGCGCCGATCGTCGGGCCGGGCGTCATGATGACAAGGCGCTCCACGATGTTTTTCAGCTCGCGCACGTTTCCCGGCCAGGCGGCGGACGCAAGCGCGCGGACGGCCTCGTCGTCGAAATGCTTGCGCGGAATGCCGGCCGATTGCGAATAGCGCGCGGCGAAAAACTCGACGAGCTTCGGAATGTCCTCCACGCGTTCGCGCAGGGGCGGCACATTGATGGGGATGACGTTCAGGCGAAAGTAGAGGTCTTCTCGGAACGCACCCTGGCGGATTTGATTTTCGAGATCCTTGTTCGTCGCGGCGAGCACGCGCACATCGACGGGAATCGTCTCGGCGCCGCCGACGCGCTCGAAGCGTTGCTCCTGCAGGATACGTAATATCTTTGCCTGCGTGCGCAGGCTCATATCCGCGATCTCGTCGAGGAAGATCGTACCGCCGTCGGCGAGGTCGAATTTGCCGCGCCGCTTGGCGGTCGCGCCCGTGAACGCGCCTTTTTCGTGGCCGAACAGCTCCGACTCGATCAGCTCCTCCGGAATCGCCGCGCAGTTCACCTCGATGAACGGTTTGTCCGCTCGCGTCGATTGCGCGTGGATCTGCCGCGCCACGAGCTCCTTGCCCGCGCCGTTCTCGCCCGTGATGAGTACGCGCCCGTCGGTCGGCGCGGCGCGGTCGATCTGCTCTTTCAGCGCGCGCATCGCGGGGCTCTCGCCGACGATCACGTGGCCGCTTTCGACCTTTTCGCGCAGCGCGCGGTTTTCGGATTGCAGCGTCTGAAGGTCGATCGCGCGGCGCACCGTCAGCAGCACCTGGTCCAGGTGCAGCGGTTTTTCGATGTAATCGTACGCGCCGATCTTGATGGCGCGCACGGCCGTCTCCACGGTGCCGTGGCCGCTGATCATGATGACCGGCAGGTTGGGGTGCGTCTCCTTGATGCGCGAAAGGATTTCAAGGCCGTCCATCCCCGGCATCCAGATGTCCAGGATGACGAGATCGCACCAGCTTTCCTCAAGCCGGCGAAGCGCCGCGCGCCCGCCGTCGGCCAGAAACACGGAAAAACCCTCGTCCTCAAGGATGCCACCGAGCGTCTGGCGGATGTCCGGCTCGTCGTCCACGATGAGAATGCGCGCCTTCATGCGGTGTATTGGGGCGGATTCGACGCCCATCGTCAACGGAGGGAGGAGCGAGGATTGAGCATCGAGGATTGAAAAGCGGCGGTCATGCCGAGGGCGGTATCGACCGCGCACTCCGCTTCGCTCCGTTTGCGGCTCTGTTCGTCGAATGCCGGCATCGAGTTTTTTTCTGGCAATCCTTTTTTTCCAGGCGTACATTGGCTCTCGACTTTCGAATTGATCGTTCTCGCATGCATGCATTGTTCCGAGGGGTATCGGGCGATAGGCCCGTTTGAGGGAGGCCATGATGTCGGCGCGGGGTGCGCGCCTTCCGCTTTTCAAGCGGCTGGCGTTTGTCGCGGTGGTGCTCGTCCTTATCGTTCTCGCATCCGAACTCGTTTTTGCCTTGAAGAATCGCTTCGCGCCGCCGAGGATCGTCGGTGGCGACGAGGCGGACGATTGCGACAGCATCGTCATTTTGTGCGTCGGCGATTCCATGACCTACGGCCTTGGCGCCCGGCCGGGCGAAGCGTATCCGATGCGTCTCAACGGCTTTTTTCACATGGCGCACAAGGATGTGCCGCTGCGGGTTTACAACCTCGGGGCGCCGGGGACGAATACATCCGAAGGCTTGTCGATGGCGCGCAATTTTCTGCGCACCAAAATCGGCATGGCGATCGATTACATCCTCGTGCTCTACGGCGTGAATAATCGCTGGAACCTGCATCGCGCCACGTTCTGGGAATGGGAGGAAGGCGCGCGCGACGAACATCTGGCCGAGTACATCAAGAGCAAGACGCAGCTCAACAAGCTGTTCAAGGTCGCGTTCGAATCCAGGCTTCGCGCGCGCGATACGATCGAGAACAGCGTGGCCGAGTCGAAGTTTTTCAGGCGCACGCTCGACGAAAAAGGCTGGGACGTGTTTTTCGACAGCTTCGAGGACGAGTTGCTCTCGCGCTGGATCGAGCGCGATCTTGGCGAATACGTGGCGCTCGCGAACGGCCACGGCGCCCAGGCGATGTTCCTGACCTATCATTACGAACGCTTCGCGGGGCTCAATCCGGTCATCCGCCGGACGGCCCAATCGACGGGCGCAAGACTCATCGATATCGAAAAGCCGTACCGCTTCTATCAGAAACGCGGGATGTTGGACCGCGACAATTTCCACCTGAACGCCAAGGGTTATCTCAACATGGCGATGCGGGTGATGCTCGGCTTCACGCAGCAGGTGCCCGAGGAAGAGATCGGCGCGCGGCTAAGTCTCAAACGCACGCGCAAGGAGTGCGAGGCGAAAGACGCGGCGTAGAAAAAGGCTGGAAGACCGGAAGGCCGGGAGGCTGGGAGGAGCTTGTCATCCTGAACTACTATAGCGAAAATTCTTGTTGGGAGTCGCAGAAGCTACGGTCGGCGTCGGCTATGCGGCGTGTAGCAGCTGTTTGAGGCTGGCGTTGCGCGTGGCTTGCAGGGCGGTGATGAGCAGTCGTCCGCGGTCGGTCACGTGATAACGCGAGGTTTTCTGGACTTTTCGGATGATGCCGTGAGCGCGCAGCAGTCGTAGCAGGCGACTCATCCTCGCGGACAGCCGTCGCTCATCGGCCTTGGTTTTGGGATTGGCATACATCCGCGCGCGCAGATCCTTGTTGCGGAATCCGGTAAGGACGAACTCGCCCCGGGCGACGGTTTTCAGCAGCGTGATATCGTCACGGTCGGAGAGGCGCAGAGCCCGGAAGCGCCGGCCGTGGTCGTGGAGCGGTCGCGACACGGCGTCGAAAAGTCTGGCGCACGGGGTCGGATCGTCGACGACCGCCAGCGCGTCCAGGTAGCGCTCGTTGGCGCGCTGCGACACCTCGGCGCGGCGGTGCAAGTCGGCGACGCTCTTGCGCATGTTGCGCCATACCAGCTGCTCGCCCTCGGTTTTGGTGAGTCGGTGGCCGCCCTCGTCTTCGCGCCGCGGCCGCAGGACGCAGAAGTCCTTGGGGTTGCCCATGGTCGCCTCGACGCGCAGGAGGCGTCCGGCCTTGTCGTACATCTTGAGCGAGTTGCCGTTGAACCAGTGTTTCACGCGCACACCCTCGGGACGTTCCTTGAAGCTGGTGAGGATTTCGGCCTTCCATTGCTCGCGCACGGTGCGCGACCAGAAGCGCATCACGTCGGGGCTCTTGAAGTGATCGATCGCGTGCCGCACCAGGGCCGGGTAAAGACGCGCCAGCGTGTCGGCGTCCTGGAACAGCAGGTCGGTGGCCCACTCCGTCTGGTACGCCACCCACCAGTAGCTCATGGGAAACCGGGCGAAGATTTCGGCGTGCAGGGGATTGAGCGAGGGCAGGAAGCCGTCCAGGGTGGCCGCCCACGCGGTGCGCCGTTGCTCGTCGAGCAGGCGTTGAGCCAGCGCCGGATCCGAAAGCGCCGTGAAGCCGTTGTCGGCGCGCTCGAAATCCGCGCCGGCCCGTCGCAGTTGCTGCGCCAACCACTCGCGCCCGTTCATGTACACCTGCACGTCGAAGGGCAGCCATGTCTGCAAGCGCGTGTGCATGAAGCCGAAGGTCGGGTGCTGGTAATATTTGTAGATGAACAAGCACTTGCCAGAGCGCAGTCTCAGCCCGCGATCTCGGGGATCTTGCGCGCGGTGATATTCGAAGCGCATGCAAGGCTCCAACGCGGTCAACGCGCAAATGAGACCCGGCTTGTCGATCGGATGCCGCTCCAACGTCTGCCGCGCCAGCTTCTCCTTGCTGGCGCGTGACGACTCCACGTAGATAATCGGGCGCCCCGCCTGTTTGGCTTCAGCCAGCGAGGCCGATTTGACGCGAGCGGTGGTCTTTTGGGCAAAGTCGCCGAAGTCAAGCAGCCGCGTCTCCGTCGCGTCGAGAAATCGGTTGATGCCTCGATAACGCAACGCTCGCAGCGCGCCTCGAAACACGAGCCGATCGAAGCCCGACAAGACGCTAGTGACGAGAGAGCCGTGACGCGCTATGAACTTCTGCATGGCGTTCTCCTTGGGAACGAGGGTTGGCGGCGATACCACCTTCGTACCCTAGGAGACGCCGTTTTGGGAGCTTGGGTTGCGGGCGAAGCCCCGCGCTAGGCAAAGCGAAGGATCTACTTCCGTGGTGGCAAGGGGCGAGACCCTTCGCTTCGCTCAGGGTGACCGGTCGCCCGGGGTGACAGGTCGCTCAGGGTGACAGGTCGCCCGGGGTGACAGGTCGCTCGGGGTGACAGGTCGTGATGGGTGACAGGTCGTGAGGGAAACAAATTGCGCGCGCACTGTGCTCTCTGTGTCCTCCGTGGTGAATTGCGTTCCTGCGATGACCTTCCAGCCTCCCCGCCTTTCAACCTGTCTTCGCATCCCCCACCGCCGGGCGCAGCGGAAACACAAGCCGCGCGATCGTGCCGCGCGGGCGGTTGTCGGCGAGTTCGATGCGCCCGCCGTGGTCGGTCATGATCTGGTGCACGATCGCGAGCCCGAGGCCCGTCCCCATCTTCTTCGTCGAGAAATACGGCTCGAAGATGCGCTGGCGGTAAGCCATCGGCAGACCCGCGCCGGTGTCGATGACATCGACCACGACCTCGTCGCCCCGCGGATCGCGCGCGGTGCGTATCGTGATCGTTCCCGGCCCGGTGATGCTGTCGATCGCGTTGTCGAAAAGGTTGATGAACACGCGCTTGACCTGCGCGCGGTCGAGCAGGATCGGCGGCAGCGTCGCGTCGGGCTCGAATTCGAACCCGATGTTCGAATGCGCCTCAGCGTAGAGCGCCACCGTCTCGGCGACGATGTCGTTGAGCTGGTTCGGCTCGGGCAAGACGTCGGCCATGCGCGCGAAGTCGGAGAACTCCTGCACCATGCGTTTCATCTCGCCCACCTGGCGGATGATCGTCGCGGTCGATTCGAAAAACGCCTGATCCGTTTCGGGTTCGAACCGGTCGCTGTACCTTTTTCGCAGGCGCTGCGCGGCGAGCTGGATCGGCGTGAGGGGGTTCTTGATCTCGTGGGCGATGCGCCGCGCGATCTCGCGCCAGGCCGCGACGCGCTTGGCCTTGATGAGTTCGGTCACGTCGTCGAGCACCATCACGGCGCTGATCGCCGCGCCCGCCGGCGCCTCGGGCAGAACCGTCAGGCGCACAAGGATGGTGCGCGTTTCCCCGGCGATCTTCGCGTCCACCTCGCGCTCCACGAATCCCCGCGCGCCGGTTTCGAGCGAAAGCGTGAACTCCTCGATCTGCGCCGGCGTCGAGAACGCGGCGAACGCCTCGCGGTAGTGTTCGCCGATCACCTCATCGGACAGGCCGAGGATGTCTCGCGCGCGGCGGTTGATCGTGGAGATGCGCCCGTCCGCGGAAAAGCTGATGACGCCGGCGGTGATGTTCGAGAGGAC
Coding sequences within:
- a CDS encoding sigma-54 dependent transcriptional regulator → MKARILIVDDEPDIRQTLGGILEDEGFSVFLADGGRAALRRLEESWCDLVILDIWMPGMDGLEILSRIKETHPNLPVIMISGHGTVETAVRAIKIGAYDYIEKPLHLDQVLLTVRRAIDLQTLQSENRALREKVESGHVIVGESPAMRALKEQIDRAAPTDGRVLITGENGAGKELVARQIHAQSTRADKPFIEVNCAAIPEELIESELFGHEKGAFTGATAKRRGKFDLADGGTIFLDEIADMSLRTQAKILRILQEQRFERVGGAETIPVDVRVLAATNKDLENQIRQGAFREDLYFRLNVIPINVPPLRERVEDIPKLVEFFAARYSQSAGIPRKHFDDEAVRALASAAWPGNVRELKNIVERLVIMTPGPTIGADAARAAIKPGEAAAAAAEEARVLDESSWKDAKVRFERAYLLRKLREHGGHVSRTAEAIGVERTHLHRRIKALGIDPSRTED